A region from the Benincasa hispida cultivar B227 chromosome 10, ASM972705v1, whole genome shotgun sequence genome encodes:
- the LOC120088576 gene encoding 4-alpha-glucanotransferase, chloroplastic/amyloplastic isoform X4 — translation MAISTSVFPFHLTPKLRNPPLPLYATTTFLSTRRFQHSSSSSSTHTLKVSTIFDTVTVGEDFPVHYGEWFPDSDPDIRRRAGVLLHPTSFRGPYGIGDLGDEAFRFIDWLHEAGFSVWQVLPLVPPGRKANEEGSPYSGQDANCGNTLLISLDELVKDGLLTKDELPKPVSDHDHVNFSVVADIKDPLIAKAAERLIQSDGELKRQLEEFCRDPDISSWLEDAAYFAAIDNRLNCFSWYEWPEPLKNRHLSALEDVYQRERDFINIFIAQQFLFQRQWRRVRSYANTKGITIMGDMPIYVGYQSADVWANKKQFLLNKKGFPVLVSGVPPDAFSETGQLWGSPLYDWKAMEKDGFSWWIRRIKRAQNLYDEFRIDHFRGFAGFWAVPSEAQIATVGRWKAGPGKSLFDAISRAVGKINIFAEDLGVITEDVVQLRKSIGAPGMAVLQFGFGSDSANPHLPHNHESNQVVYTGTHDNDTIRGWWDNLNEEEKSNVLKYLSVTEKDDIPWALIRAALSSVAQTAIIPLQDVLGLGSSARMNIPATQFGNWKWRIPSSVSFESLETEASKLKDMISLYGRL, via the exons ATGGCGATCTCAACCTCAGTATTCCCTTTTCATCTAACTCCCAAGCTTCGGAATCCCCCATTGCCTCTCTACGCCACTACTACGTTCCTATCCACCAGGAGATTTCAGCACtcgtcatcttcttcctctacccACACTCTGAAAGTTTCCACCATTTTCGATACAGTCACTGTGGGGGAGGATTTTCCGGTCCACTATGGCGAGTGGTTTCCGGATTCCGATCCTGACATTCGGCGGAGAGCAGGTGTTCTTCTACATCCTACGTCGTTTCGAGGACCTTATGGCATTGGTGATCTTGGTGATGAGGCGTTTAGATTTATTGATTGGCTTCATGAAGCGGGATTCTCTGTTTGGCAG GTTCTTCCTCTTGTCCCTCCAGGAAGGAAGGCCAACGAAGAGGGATCACCCTACTCAGGCCAG GATGCAAATTGTGGAAACACTCTCTTGATCTCTCTTGATGAGCTTGTCAAGGATGGTTTGCTCACAAAAGACGAGTTGCCAAAACCAGT CAGCGACCATGACCATGTAAACTTCTCTGTTGTTGCTGATATAAAGGATCCCTTGATTGCAAAG GCTGCAGAAAGGTTAATTCAAAGTGATGGTGAACTTAAAAGACAGCTTGAAGAATTTTGTAGAGATCCTGATATATCAA GCTGGCTTGAAGATGCAGCTTATTTTGCTGCTATTGATAACCGACTAAATTGTTTCAGTTGGTATGAATGGCCAGAACCCTTAAAGAATCGTCATCTTTCAGCTTTAGAAGATGTGTACCAAAGGGAAAGAGATTTT ATAAATATATTCATTGCTCAACAGTTTTTATTCCAGAGACAATGGCGAAGAGTTCGCAGCTATGCAAATACGAAGGGTATTACTATAATGGGGGACATGCCTATATATGTTGGCTATCAGAGTGCAGATGTTTGGGCTAATAAGAAGCAATTTTTGCTG AACAAGAAAGGTTTTCCCGTGTTAGTGAGTGGTGTGCCTCCAGATGCATTTAGTGAAACTGGTCAACTATGGGGAAG TCCTCTATATGATTGGAAAGCCATGGAGAAAGATGGTTTTTCTTGGTGGATACGGCGCATTAAGCGTGCACAGAATCTATATGATGAATTCCGGATTGATCATTTTAGGGGATTTGCTGGTTTCTGGGCAGTTCCTTCTG AGGCACAAATTGCTACAGTTGGACGGTGGAAG GCAGGGCCTGGAAAATCTTTATTTGATGCCATATCCAGAGCGGTTGGGAAGATCAACATATTTGCAGAAGATTTG GGAGTTATTACTGAAGATGTGGTTCAACTCAGAAAATCTATAGGGGCACCTGGAATGGCTGTTCTCCAATTTG GTTTTGGAAGTGATTCTGCTAATCCGCATTTGCCCCACAATCATGAATCTAACCAAGTTGTCTACACGGGAACTCATGATAATGACACA ATCCGTGGGTGGTGGGacaatttgaatgaagaagaaaagtccaAT GTACTGAAGTATCTTTCAGTTACTGAGAAAGATGATATCCCCTGGGCTCTCATCCGGGCAGCATTGTCTTCTGTGGCACAAACTGCCATAATACCTTTGCAAGATGTTCTTGGGTTAGGGAGTTCTGCAAGGATGAACATTCCAGCAACACAG TTTGGAAACTGGAAATGGAGAATACCTAGTTCCGTAAGCTTTGAGAGTTTGGAGACAGAAGCAAGTAAATTGAAGGATATGATTTCATTGTATGGGCGGCTGTAA
- the LOC120088576 gene encoding 4-alpha-glucanotransferase, chloroplastic/amyloplastic isoform X2, with amino-acid sequence MAISTSVFPFHLTPKLRNPPLPLYATTTFLSTRRFQHSSSSSSTHTLKVSTIFDTVTVGEDFPVHYGEWFPDSDPDIRRRAGVLLHPTSFRGPYGIGDLGDEAFRFIDWLHEAGFSVWQVLPLVPPGRKANEEGSPYSGQDANCGNTLLISLDELVKDGLLTKDELPKPVDHDHVNFSVVADIKDPLIAKAAERLIQSDGELKRQLEEFCRDPDISSWLEDAAYFAAIDNRLNCFSWYEWPEPLKNRHLSALEDVYQRERDFINIFIAQQFLFQRQWRRVRSYANTKGITIMGDMPIYVGYQSADVWANKKQFLLNKKGFPVLVSGVPPDAFSETGQLWGSPLYDWKAMEKDGFSWWIRRIKRAQNLYDEFRIDHFRGFAGFWAVPSEAQIATVGRWKAGPGKSLFDAISRAVGKINIFAEDLLCWTSLSVADQSHLHPTSHLSRAFCIPTAHLVAIFGFDARLQVVIAIPPFHCSVLPIVVVRLCLIKLLGVITEDVVQLRKSIGAPGMAVLQFGFGSDSANPHLPHNHESNQVVYTGTHDNDTIRGWWDNLNEEEKSNVLKYLSVTEKDDIPWALIRAALSSVAQTAIIPLQDVLGLGSSARMNIPATQFGNWKWRIPSSVSFESLETEASKLKDMISLYGRL; translated from the exons ATGGCGATCTCAACCTCAGTATTCCCTTTTCATCTAACTCCCAAGCTTCGGAATCCCCCATTGCCTCTCTACGCCACTACTACGTTCCTATCCACCAGGAGATTTCAGCACtcgtcatcttcttcctctacccACACTCTGAAAGTTTCCACCATTTTCGATACAGTCACTGTGGGGGAGGATTTTCCGGTCCACTATGGCGAGTGGTTTCCGGATTCCGATCCTGACATTCGGCGGAGAGCAGGTGTTCTTCTACATCCTACGTCGTTTCGAGGACCTTATGGCATTGGTGATCTTGGTGATGAGGCGTTTAGATTTATTGATTGGCTTCATGAAGCGGGATTCTCTGTTTGGCAG GTTCTTCCTCTTGTCCCTCCAGGAAGGAAGGCCAACGAAGAGGGATCACCCTACTCAGGCCAG GATGCAAATTGTGGAAACACTCTCTTGATCTCTCTTGATGAGCTTGTCAAGGATGGTTTGCTCACAAAAGACGAGTTGCCAAAACCAGT CGACCATGACCATGTAAACTTCTCTGTTGTTGCTGATATAAAGGATCCCTTGATTGCAAAG GCTGCAGAAAGGTTAATTCAAAGTGATGGTGAACTTAAAAGACAGCTTGAAGAATTTTGTAGAGATCCTGATATATCAA GCTGGCTTGAAGATGCAGCTTATTTTGCTGCTATTGATAACCGACTAAATTGTTTCAGTTGGTATGAATGGCCAGAACCCTTAAAGAATCGTCATCTTTCAGCTTTAGAAGATGTGTACCAAAGGGAAAGAGATTTT ATAAATATATTCATTGCTCAACAGTTTTTATTCCAGAGACAATGGCGAAGAGTTCGCAGCTATGCAAATACGAAGGGTATTACTATAATGGGGGACATGCCTATATATGTTGGCTATCAGAGTGCAGATGTTTGGGCTAATAAGAAGCAATTTTTGCTG AACAAGAAAGGTTTTCCCGTGTTAGTGAGTGGTGTGCCTCCAGATGCATTTAGTGAAACTGGTCAACTATGGGGAAG TCCTCTATATGATTGGAAAGCCATGGAGAAAGATGGTTTTTCTTGGTGGATACGGCGCATTAAGCGTGCACAGAATCTATATGATGAATTCCGGATTGATCATTTTAGGGGATTTGCTGGTTTCTGGGCAGTTCCTTCTG AGGCACAAATTGCTACAGTTGGACGGTGGAAG GCAGGGCCTGGAAAATCTTTATTTGATGCCATATCCAGAGCGGTTGGGAAGATCAACATATTTGCAGAAGATTTG CTCTGCTGGACATCGCTCTCTGTCGCCGATCAATCACATCTCCACCCGACGTCACATCTCAGTCGAGCGTTTTGTATCCCAACCGCTCATTTGGTCGCGATTTTTGGGTTTGACGCTCGTTTGCAGGTTGTCATCGCCATCCCTCCTTTCCACTGCTCAGTGCTGCCCATCGTCGTCGTCCGTCTGTGTCTCATCAAGTTACTG GGAGTTATTACTGAAGATGTGGTTCAACTCAGAAAATCTATAGGGGCACCTGGAATGGCTGTTCTCCAATTTG GTTTTGGAAGTGATTCTGCTAATCCGCATTTGCCCCACAATCATGAATCTAACCAAGTTGTCTACACGGGAACTCATGATAATGACACA ATCCGTGGGTGGTGGGacaatttgaatgaagaagaaaagtccaAT GTACTGAAGTATCTTTCAGTTACTGAGAAAGATGATATCCCCTGGGCTCTCATCCGGGCAGCATTGTCTTCTGTGGCACAAACTGCCATAATACCTTTGCAAGATGTTCTTGGGTTAGGGAGTTCTGCAAGGATGAACATTCCAGCAACACAG TTTGGAAACTGGAAATGGAGAATACCTAGTTCCGTAAGCTTTGAGAGTTTGGAGACAGAAGCAAGTAAATTGAAGGATATGATTTCATTGTATGGGCGGCTGTAA
- the LOC120088576 gene encoding 4-alpha-glucanotransferase, chloroplastic/amyloplastic isoform X1 — translation MAISTSVFPFHLTPKLRNPPLPLYATTTFLSTRRFQHSSSSSSTHTLKVSTIFDTVTVGEDFPVHYGEWFPDSDPDIRRRAGVLLHPTSFRGPYGIGDLGDEAFRFIDWLHEAGFSVWQVLPLVPPGRKANEEGSPYSGQDANCGNTLLISLDELVKDGLLTKDELPKPVSDHDHVNFSVVADIKDPLIAKAAERLIQSDGELKRQLEEFCRDPDISSWLEDAAYFAAIDNRLNCFSWYEWPEPLKNRHLSALEDVYQRERDFINIFIAQQFLFQRQWRRVRSYANTKGITIMGDMPIYVGYQSADVWANKKQFLLNKKGFPVLVSGVPPDAFSETGQLWGSPLYDWKAMEKDGFSWWIRRIKRAQNLYDEFRIDHFRGFAGFWAVPSEAQIATVGRWKAGPGKSLFDAISRAVGKINIFAEDLLCWTSLSVADQSHLHPTSHLSRAFCIPTAHLVAIFGFDARLQVVIAIPPFHCSVLPIVVVRLCLIKLLGVITEDVVQLRKSIGAPGMAVLQFGFGSDSANPHLPHNHESNQVVYTGTHDNDTIRGWWDNLNEEEKSNVLKYLSVTEKDDIPWALIRAALSSVAQTAIIPLQDVLGLGSSARMNIPATQFGNWKWRIPSSVSFESLETEASKLKDMISLYGRL, via the exons ATGGCGATCTCAACCTCAGTATTCCCTTTTCATCTAACTCCCAAGCTTCGGAATCCCCCATTGCCTCTCTACGCCACTACTACGTTCCTATCCACCAGGAGATTTCAGCACtcgtcatcttcttcctctacccACACTCTGAAAGTTTCCACCATTTTCGATACAGTCACTGTGGGGGAGGATTTTCCGGTCCACTATGGCGAGTGGTTTCCGGATTCCGATCCTGACATTCGGCGGAGAGCAGGTGTTCTTCTACATCCTACGTCGTTTCGAGGACCTTATGGCATTGGTGATCTTGGTGATGAGGCGTTTAGATTTATTGATTGGCTTCATGAAGCGGGATTCTCTGTTTGGCAG GTTCTTCCTCTTGTCCCTCCAGGAAGGAAGGCCAACGAAGAGGGATCACCCTACTCAGGCCAG GATGCAAATTGTGGAAACACTCTCTTGATCTCTCTTGATGAGCTTGTCAAGGATGGTTTGCTCACAAAAGACGAGTTGCCAAAACCAGT CAGCGACCATGACCATGTAAACTTCTCTGTTGTTGCTGATATAAAGGATCCCTTGATTGCAAAG GCTGCAGAAAGGTTAATTCAAAGTGATGGTGAACTTAAAAGACAGCTTGAAGAATTTTGTAGAGATCCTGATATATCAA GCTGGCTTGAAGATGCAGCTTATTTTGCTGCTATTGATAACCGACTAAATTGTTTCAGTTGGTATGAATGGCCAGAACCCTTAAAGAATCGTCATCTTTCAGCTTTAGAAGATGTGTACCAAAGGGAAAGAGATTTT ATAAATATATTCATTGCTCAACAGTTTTTATTCCAGAGACAATGGCGAAGAGTTCGCAGCTATGCAAATACGAAGGGTATTACTATAATGGGGGACATGCCTATATATGTTGGCTATCAGAGTGCAGATGTTTGGGCTAATAAGAAGCAATTTTTGCTG AACAAGAAAGGTTTTCCCGTGTTAGTGAGTGGTGTGCCTCCAGATGCATTTAGTGAAACTGGTCAACTATGGGGAAG TCCTCTATATGATTGGAAAGCCATGGAGAAAGATGGTTTTTCTTGGTGGATACGGCGCATTAAGCGTGCACAGAATCTATATGATGAATTCCGGATTGATCATTTTAGGGGATTTGCTGGTTTCTGGGCAGTTCCTTCTG AGGCACAAATTGCTACAGTTGGACGGTGGAAG GCAGGGCCTGGAAAATCTTTATTTGATGCCATATCCAGAGCGGTTGGGAAGATCAACATATTTGCAGAAGATTTG CTCTGCTGGACATCGCTCTCTGTCGCCGATCAATCACATCTCCACCCGACGTCACATCTCAGTCGAGCGTTTTGTATCCCAACCGCTCATTTGGTCGCGATTTTTGGGTTTGACGCTCGTTTGCAGGTTGTCATCGCCATCCCTCCTTTCCACTGCTCAGTGCTGCCCATCGTCGTCGTCCGTCTGTGTCTCATCAAGTTACTG GGAGTTATTACTGAAGATGTGGTTCAACTCAGAAAATCTATAGGGGCACCTGGAATGGCTGTTCTCCAATTTG GTTTTGGAAGTGATTCTGCTAATCCGCATTTGCCCCACAATCATGAATCTAACCAAGTTGTCTACACGGGAACTCATGATAATGACACA ATCCGTGGGTGGTGGGacaatttgaatgaagaagaaaagtccaAT GTACTGAAGTATCTTTCAGTTACTGAGAAAGATGATATCCCCTGGGCTCTCATCCGGGCAGCATTGTCTTCTGTGGCACAAACTGCCATAATACCTTTGCAAGATGTTCTTGGGTTAGGGAGTTCTGCAAGGATGAACATTCCAGCAACACAG TTTGGAAACTGGAAATGGAGAATACCTAGTTCCGTAAGCTTTGAGAGTTTGGAGACAGAAGCAAGTAAATTGAAGGATATGATTTCATTGTATGGGCGGCTGTAA
- the LOC120088576 gene encoding 4-alpha-glucanotransferase, chloroplastic/amyloplastic isoform X5 translates to MAISTSVFPFHLTPKLRNPPLPLYATTTFLSTRRFQHSSSSSSTHTLKVSTIFDTVTVGEDFPVHYGEWFPDSDPDIRRRAGVLLHPTSFRGPYGIGDLGDEAFRFIDWLHEAGFSVWQVLPLVPPGRKANEEGSPYSGQDANCGNTLLISLDELVKDGLLTKDELPKPVDHDHVNFSVVADIKDPLIAKAAERLIQSDGELKRQLEEFCRDPDISSWLEDAAYFAAIDNRLNCFSWYEWPEPLKNRHLSALEDVYQRERDFINIFIAQQFLFQRQWRRVRSYANTKGITIMGDMPIYVGYQSADVWANKKQFLLNKKGFPVLVSGVPPDAFSETGQLWGSPLYDWKAMEKDGFSWWIRRIKRAQNLYDEFRIDHFRGFAGFWAVPSEAQIATVGRWKAGPGKSLFDAISRAVGKINIFAEDLGVITEDVVQLRKSIGAPGMAVLQFGFGSDSANPHLPHNHESNQVVYTGTHDNDTIRGWWDNLNEEEKSNVLKYLSVTEKDDIPWALIRAALSSVAQTAIIPLQDVLGLGSSARMNIPATQFGNWKWRIPSSVSFESLETEASKLKDMISLYGRL, encoded by the exons ATGGCGATCTCAACCTCAGTATTCCCTTTTCATCTAACTCCCAAGCTTCGGAATCCCCCATTGCCTCTCTACGCCACTACTACGTTCCTATCCACCAGGAGATTTCAGCACtcgtcatcttcttcctctacccACACTCTGAAAGTTTCCACCATTTTCGATACAGTCACTGTGGGGGAGGATTTTCCGGTCCACTATGGCGAGTGGTTTCCGGATTCCGATCCTGACATTCGGCGGAGAGCAGGTGTTCTTCTACATCCTACGTCGTTTCGAGGACCTTATGGCATTGGTGATCTTGGTGATGAGGCGTTTAGATTTATTGATTGGCTTCATGAAGCGGGATTCTCTGTTTGGCAG GTTCTTCCTCTTGTCCCTCCAGGAAGGAAGGCCAACGAAGAGGGATCACCCTACTCAGGCCAG GATGCAAATTGTGGAAACACTCTCTTGATCTCTCTTGATGAGCTTGTCAAGGATGGTTTGCTCACAAAAGACGAGTTGCCAAAACCAGT CGACCATGACCATGTAAACTTCTCTGTTGTTGCTGATATAAAGGATCCCTTGATTGCAAAG GCTGCAGAAAGGTTAATTCAAAGTGATGGTGAACTTAAAAGACAGCTTGAAGAATTTTGTAGAGATCCTGATATATCAA GCTGGCTTGAAGATGCAGCTTATTTTGCTGCTATTGATAACCGACTAAATTGTTTCAGTTGGTATGAATGGCCAGAACCCTTAAAGAATCGTCATCTTTCAGCTTTAGAAGATGTGTACCAAAGGGAAAGAGATTTT ATAAATATATTCATTGCTCAACAGTTTTTATTCCAGAGACAATGGCGAAGAGTTCGCAGCTATGCAAATACGAAGGGTATTACTATAATGGGGGACATGCCTATATATGTTGGCTATCAGAGTGCAGATGTTTGGGCTAATAAGAAGCAATTTTTGCTG AACAAGAAAGGTTTTCCCGTGTTAGTGAGTGGTGTGCCTCCAGATGCATTTAGTGAAACTGGTCAACTATGGGGAAG TCCTCTATATGATTGGAAAGCCATGGAGAAAGATGGTTTTTCTTGGTGGATACGGCGCATTAAGCGTGCACAGAATCTATATGATGAATTCCGGATTGATCATTTTAGGGGATTTGCTGGTTTCTGGGCAGTTCCTTCTG AGGCACAAATTGCTACAGTTGGACGGTGGAAG GCAGGGCCTGGAAAATCTTTATTTGATGCCATATCCAGAGCGGTTGGGAAGATCAACATATTTGCAGAAGATTTG GGAGTTATTACTGAAGATGTGGTTCAACTCAGAAAATCTATAGGGGCACCTGGAATGGCTGTTCTCCAATTTG GTTTTGGAAGTGATTCTGCTAATCCGCATTTGCCCCACAATCATGAATCTAACCAAGTTGTCTACACGGGAACTCATGATAATGACACA ATCCGTGGGTGGTGGGacaatttgaatgaagaagaaaagtccaAT GTACTGAAGTATCTTTCAGTTACTGAGAAAGATGATATCCCCTGGGCTCTCATCCGGGCAGCATTGTCTTCTGTGGCACAAACTGCCATAATACCTTTGCAAGATGTTCTTGGGTTAGGGAGTTCTGCAAGGATGAACATTCCAGCAACACAG TTTGGAAACTGGAAATGGAGAATACCTAGTTCCGTAAGCTTTGAGAGTTTGGAGACAGAAGCAAGTAAATTGAAGGATATGATTTCATTGTATGGGCGGCTGTAA
- the LOC120088576 gene encoding 4-alpha-glucanotransferase, chloroplastic/amyloplastic isoform X3, producing the protein MAISTSVFPFHLTPKLRNPPLPLYATTTFLSTRRFQHSSSSSSTHTLKVSTIFDTVTVGEDFPVHYGEWFPDSDPDIRRRAGVLLHPTSFRGPYGIGDLGDEAFRFIDWLHEAGFSVWQVLPLVPPGRKANEEGSPYSGQDANCGNTLLISLDELVKDGLLTKDELPKPVSDHDHVNFSVVADIKDPLIAKAAERLIQSDGELKRQLEEFCRDPDISSWLEDAAYFAAIDNRLNCFSWYEWPEPLKNRHLSALEDVYQRERDFINIFIAQQFLFQRQWRRVRSYANTKGITIMGDMPIYVGYQSADVWANKKQFLLNKKGFPVLVSGVPPDAFSETGQLWGSPLYDWKAMEKDGFSWWIRRIKRAQNLYDEFRIDHFRGFAGFWAVPSEAQIATVGRWKAGPGKSLFDAISRAVGKINIFAEDLLCWTSLSVADQSHLHPTSHLSRAFCIPTAHLVAIFGFDARLQVVIAIPPFHCSVLPIVVVRLCLIKLLGVITEDVVQLRKSIGAPGMAVLQFGFGSDSANPHLPHNHESNQVVYTGTHDNDTIRGWWDNLNEEEKSNVLKYLSVTEKDDIPWALIRAALSSVAQTAIIPLQDVLGLGSSARMNIPATQEKRP; encoded by the exons ATGGCGATCTCAACCTCAGTATTCCCTTTTCATCTAACTCCCAAGCTTCGGAATCCCCCATTGCCTCTCTACGCCACTACTACGTTCCTATCCACCAGGAGATTTCAGCACtcgtcatcttcttcctctacccACACTCTGAAAGTTTCCACCATTTTCGATACAGTCACTGTGGGGGAGGATTTTCCGGTCCACTATGGCGAGTGGTTTCCGGATTCCGATCCTGACATTCGGCGGAGAGCAGGTGTTCTTCTACATCCTACGTCGTTTCGAGGACCTTATGGCATTGGTGATCTTGGTGATGAGGCGTTTAGATTTATTGATTGGCTTCATGAAGCGGGATTCTCTGTTTGGCAG GTTCTTCCTCTTGTCCCTCCAGGAAGGAAGGCCAACGAAGAGGGATCACCCTACTCAGGCCAG GATGCAAATTGTGGAAACACTCTCTTGATCTCTCTTGATGAGCTTGTCAAGGATGGTTTGCTCACAAAAGACGAGTTGCCAAAACCAGT CAGCGACCATGACCATGTAAACTTCTCTGTTGTTGCTGATATAAAGGATCCCTTGATTGCAAAG GCTGCAGAAAGGTTAATTCAAAGTGATGGTGAACTTAAAAGACAGCTTGAAGAATTTTGTAGAGATCCTGATATATCAA GCTGGCTTGAAGATGCAGCTTATTTTGCTGCTATTGATAACCGACTAAATTGTTTCAGTTGGTATGAATGGCCAGAACCCTTAAAGAATCGTCATCTTTCAGCTTTAGAAGATGTGTACCAAAGGGAAAGAGATTTT ATAAATATATTCATTGCTCAACAGTTTTTATTCCAGAGACAATGGCGAAGAGTTCGCAGCTATGCAAATACGAAGGGTATTACTATAATGGGGGACATGCCTATATATGTTGGCTATCAGAGTGCAGATGTTTGGGCTAATAAGAAGCAATTTTTGCTG AACAAGAAAGGTTTTCCCGTGTTAGTGAGTGGTGTGCCTCCAGATGCATTTAGTGAAACTGGTCAACTATGGGGAAG TCCTCTATATGATTGGAAAGCCATGGAGAAAGATGGTTTTTCTTGGTGGATACGGCGCATTAAGCGTGCACAGAATCTATATGATGAATTCCGGATTGATCATTTTAGGGGATTTGCTGGTTTCTGGGCAGTTCCTTCTG AGGCACAAATTGCTACAGTTGGACGGTGGAAG GCAGGGCCTGGAAAATCTTTATTTGATGCCATATCCAGAGCGGTTGGGAAGATCAACATATTTGCAGAAGATTTG CTCTGCTGGACATCGCTCTCTGTCGCCGATCAATCACATCTCCACCCGACGTCACATCTCAGTCGAGCGTTTTGTATCCCAACCGCTCATTTGGTCGCGATTTTTGGGTTTGACGCTCGTTTGCAGGTTGTCATCGCCATCCCTCCTTTCCACTGCTCAGTGCTGCCCATCGTCGTCGTCCGTCTGTGTCTCATCAAGTTACTG GGAGTTATTACTGAAGATGTGGTTCAACTCAGAAAATCTATAGGGGCACCTGGAATGGCTGTTCTCCAATTTG GTTTTGGAAGTGATTCTGCTAATCCGCATTTGCCCCACAATCATGAATCTAACCAAGTTGTCTACACGGGAACTCATGATAATGACACA ATCCGTGGGTGGTGGGacaatttgaatgaagaagaaaagtccaAT GTACTGAAGTATCTTTCAGTTACTGAGAAAGATGATATCCCCTGGGCTCTCATCCGGGCAGCATTGTCTTCTGTGGCACAAACTGCCATAATACCTTTGCAAGATGTTCTTGGGTTAGGGAGTTCTGCAAGGATGAACATTCCAGCAACACAG GAAAAAAGGCCATGA
- the LOC120087661 gene encoding protein MIZU-KUSSEI 1: MGDPKSTPTALVVAAAATSSPDPPPESSTPPPPPPPPPQSSSSSSSSSLVPPSKRKKNKTKVFRVFRSVFRSFPIITPACKIPSLPSGLSDTLRTPSGRSVTGTLFGYRKGRVSLSMQETPRSFPSIVIELAMQTNVLQKEMSSGMVRIALECEKRADKADKTKLMDEPLWTMFCNGKKTGYGVKREASDEDLKVMELLRPVSMGAGVLPGNSDVEGPDGELAYMRAHFERVVGSRDSETFYMLSPEENNGPELSIFFVRI; this comes from the coding sequence ATGGGAGACCCAAAATCCACCCCCACCGCCCTTGTCGTCGCCGCCGCCGCCACGAGTTCCCCAGATCCACCACCAGAATCTTCAACTCCACCGCCACCTCCACCGCCACCACCACAATCATCTTCGTCCTCGTCTTCCTCTTCTCTTGTTCCCCCATCCAAacgaaagaaaaacaaaaccaagGTCTTTCGAGTCTTTCGGTCAGTATTTCGATCCTTCCCAATCATAACACCAGCATGCAAAATCCCATCGCTCCCGTCAGGGCTATCAGACACGCTCCGAACACCGTCGGGGAGAAGTGTGACTGGAACGCTCTTCGGGTACAGAAAAGGGCGCGTGAGTCTATCAATGCAAGAGACTCCAAGAAGTTTTCCTAGCATTGTGATTGAGTTAGCCATGCAAACAAACGTGTTGCAAAAGGAGATGAGCTCAGGGATGGTTAGGATCGCTCTCGAGTGCGAGAAGCGAGCCGATAAGGCCGACAAGACGAAGCTCATGGACGAGCCGTTATGGACCATGTTTTGTAATGGTAAAAAAACTGGGTATGGTGTTAAAAGGGAAGCCTCCGATGAAGATCTCAAAGTCATGGAGCTTCTCCGACCGGTGTCAATGGGTGCCGGAGTCTTGCCGGGAAACTCTGACGTGGAGGGCCCCGATGGTGAGCTGGCATACATGAGGGCCCACTTTGAACGAGTGGTGGGGTCCAGGGATTCAGAGACTTTTTATATGTTGAGTCCAGAGGAGAATAATGGGCCGGAGCttagtattttttttgtaagaatTTAA